The Chiroxiphia lanceolata isolate bChiLan1 chromosome W, bChiLan1.pri, whole genome shotgun sequence genome window below encodes:
- the LOC116780032 gene encoding ubiquitin-associated protein 1-like has protein sequence MASKKLGSESHGPFSYLDDVPFKIGDKFKTPAEVGLPIDFNLPDSSKLVREAQYDFSLEKKTIKWAEDIKKIEAAQREAEHKVEEVLANSKTAPEDITKLAFPEGPCPKVMPPPINPILASLQHNNILTPTPANSSAVKQKVLSPPHSKADFNPADFECEEDPFDKLELKTINDKEELKNILEIHVGTTGPIVAQLLDNTLPKGESVLQDEKVLTSIERTTLDFKPLHKPNGFITLPQLGNCEKMSLSTKVSLSPITSVSNIKSLSFPKLDSDESDQKSSKLMSTFHNTTCLCNGALLSSLQTCTQNEANELNGHHLVGLSAVNEDSGMETSTLSSSSRLPSLTASTVCTEEESSQSTATMVMHQNFLVSKVPNNTSCTKRSGGPTPELQQALSASERQCIETVVNMGYAPEDVMKAMKKKGQNIDQVLDYLFVHGQFCEKGFDPLLVEAALEMHQRSEEKITELLQLMSQFKEMGFELKDIKEVLLLHNNDQQNALEDLMARAGAS, from the exons ATGGCTTCTAAGAAGTTGGGATCTGAGTCTCATG GTCCTTTCAGTTATCTTGATGATGTCCCATTTAAGATAGGAGACAAATTTAAAACCCCAGCAGAGGTTGGATTACCCATTGATTTCAACCTTCCTGATTCTTCTAAGCTTGTCAGAGAAGCCCAG TATGACTTctcactggaaaagaaaacaatcaagTGGGCTGAAGATATCAAAAAAATTGAAGCTGCCCAGAGAGAAGCTGAACACAAGGTAGAAGAAGTGCTAGCAAACTCAAAAACGGCTCCAGAGGACATCACCAAATTGGCGTTCCCAGAGGGACCTTGCCCTAAAGTCATGCCTCCTCCTATTAACCCCATCCTTGCTAGCCTGCAGCACAATAATATTCTTACTCCCACACCAGccaacagcagtgctgtgaagcAAAAGGTTCTCAGTCCACCTCATTCAAAAGCAGACTTCAACCCAGCTGATTTTGAATGTGAAGAAGACCCTTTTGACAAACTGGAATTAAAAACTATCAATGATaaggaggaattaaaaaatattcttgaaatTCATGTTGGTACTACTGGACCAATTGTTGCCCAGCTATTAGATAATACTTTGCCCAAAGGAGAGTCTGTGTTGCAAGATGAGAAAGTTCTGACATCCATAGAAAGGACTACGCTGGACTTCAAACCCCTTCACAAACCCAATGGCTTTATCACTTTACCACAGTTGGGAAACTGTGAAAAGATGTCCTTGTCTAccaaagtgtccctgtcccctaTCACTTCAGTGAGCAACATCAAATCCCTGTCCTTTCCTAAACTTGACTCTGATGAGAGTGATCAAAAATCATCAAAGCTCATGAGCACTTTCCACAACACTACCTGTCTCTGCAATGGTGCTTTGCTCAGTTCTTTGCAGACCTGCACTCAGAATGAAGCCAATGAATTGAATGGACACCATCTGGTTGGTCTTTCTGCTGTAAATGAGGACAGTGGCATGGAGACATCAACATTATCCTCTTCATCCAGGCTACCTTCCCTGACTGCATCAACAGTTTGTACAGAAGAAGAATCATCTCAAAGCACAGCAACTATG GTAATGCATCAAAATTTCCTCGTGTCTAAAGTGCCCAATAACACCAGCTGCACAAAGCGGTCAGGTGGCCCCACTCCTGAACTACAGCAGGCCCTCTCTGCTAGTGAGAGGCAGTGCATAGAGACGGTTGTCAACATGGGGTATGCACCTGAGGACGTCATGAAAGCCATGAAGAAGAAGGGGCAGAACATAGACCAA GTTTTGGATTACCTGTTTGTACATGGACAGTTTTGTGAGAAGGGCTTTGATCCACTTCTTGTTGAAGCAGCTTTAGAAATGCACCAGCGTTCAGAGGAGAAG ATCACAGAGCTTCTCCAACTAATGAGTCAATTTAAAGAAATGGGCTTTGAACTAAAAGACATTAAGGAGGTCTTATTATTGCATAACAATGACCAACAGAACGCTTTGGAAGATCTAATGGCCCGTGCAGGAGCCAGCTGA